Proteins from one Hyperolius riggenbachi isolate aHypRig1 chromosome 4, aHypRig1.pri, whole genome shotgun sequence genomic window:
- the LOC137503776 gene encoding uncharacterized protein, which produces MIMETGGNVKQAKELLYDLKRKELRYNLHRMFLADYVKNRRIPRGYRIGLRSTLLNNDPIFVQRFFEILNKSSIDVMALTIERLSVHLNKLKIDITTAVNALESCTKDCEYIDIMEELDNSIEDEKLAISDKKKKKIQRDLEDYTLDRVYTWKNDRRQMRSRFPRSEGSDEELVHQGRVTSGASERPGSTREEFPQRRRFAQRQGGRIRMERGRGGGRGQQRHRVRRGHGGARGATYRQTASSDPMTDDSGAKYERVTPGSQTSRAIIGASTDPTETLPPREGYNTRNRPKVGVHG; this is translated from the exons ATGATCATGGAGACTGGGGGAAACGTCAAACAGGCTAAGGAGCTGTTATATGACCTAAAGAGAAAAGAGTTAAGATacaatttgcaccgcatgttTTTGGCCGATTATGTGAAGAATAGGAGGATACCAAGGGGATATCGCATTGGATTGAGATCCACATTGCTCAATAACGATCCTATTTTTGTACAAAGATTTTTTGAAATACTGAACAAAAGCAGCATAGATGTCATGGCACTGACTATAGAAAGATTATCAGTGCATCTGAACAAATTGAAGATTGACATTACTACTGCAGTTAACGCCTTAGAAAGCTGCACGAAGGACTGTGAATATATTGATATTATGGAAGAGCTGGACAACAGCATAGAGGATGAAAAACTGGCCATTTCtgataagaaaaagaaaaagatacaAAGAGACCTTGAGGATTATACTTTAGATCGAGTGTATACCTGGAAAAATGACAGACGCCAGATGAGAAGCCGTTTTCCCCGCTCTGAAGGTTCTGATGAGGAACTGGTACACCAGGGTCGCGTCACGTCCGGAGCGAGTGAGCGACCCGGAAGCACTAGGGAGGAGTTTCCACAGAGACGCCGCTTTGCCCAGCGGCAGGGCGGAAGAATCAGgatggagagaggcagaggaggaggccgCGGCCAGCAGAGACACCGCGTACGCCGTGGACATGGCGGCGCGAGGGGCGCAACATATAGACAAACGGCCTCCTCAGACCCCATGACAGATGACTCCGGTGCTAAATACGAAAGAGTTACCCCAGGGAGCCAGACGAGTCGGGCCATCATTGGTGCCAGCACTGACCCCACGGAGACACTGCCACCGCGAGAGGGCTACAATACGCGAAACCGACCGAAG gtcGGAGTTCACGGGTAG